From the bacterium genome, the window GATCAGGGTGAGGAATTTCCCTATGCCATTGCCGTAGATCGTAGCGGGGCTGAGCCCGGTGATATCGCCGGATGCAACGATCATGATCGTGACGAGCGAAATGAAAGCAACAAATCCTTCTGCCAGCATGGCGCCATAGCCAACCGGTTTGATATGCGACTCTTTGTCGATCTGCTTGCAGGTGGTACCGGAACAGACCAGACCATGGAAACCGGAGCAGGCGCCGCACGCGATCGTGACGAAAAGAAACGGGAAGAGCGTGCCGGTGGCGCCGCCGATATCAAATGACCTGAATGCAGACTGCTTGATCTCATAGCCGCCGAAGAATATCCCGATCACTCCAAGTCCCAGCGCCAGGAAAAGAATAAACCCGCCCAGATAGCCACGCGGCTGAAGGAGCGCCCAGACCGGGACAACCGAGGCAACCGCGCAATAGGCGAGAATCAACAGCCCCCAGGTTTGAAGGTCGAATGTCAGGAGGGTTGAAAGCGAGGTTCCCAGCCAGACCACACCCAATGTTGCCGGGACAAAAATCATGGTCAGCAACCAGAGTGGCGGCTTCAAAAATCTCTGAACCAGCCCCATCACCATCGAAAGCAGCAGATACATAATGCTGGCCGAGGCGACCGCGCCTCCGGGGTTGAAATCAACTGCGACTCCCTGCAGTTCATCCGGAGCAGTGACAAAACTTGCCGAGGTCATGGCGGTGAAAGCGACTGTGACATAGATCAGGGTGATCCAGATGAAGATCATGATTGCGATACCGGCGCGCGGCCCCATCAGATTGCGTGTGATATCAGCGATCGAGGTTCCCCCGTGACGGACTGATGCGGCCAGCGACGAGAAGTCATGCACCGCGCCGATCAGAACAACTCCGAGTCCGATCCAGAGCAAACAGGGGAGCCAGCCGAACGACTGGCAGGCGAGAATCGGGCCGGCAATTGGCCCCGCGGCGGCAATCGCCGAAAAGTGCTGTGGGAAGAGATAGACCATGCGGGTCGGGACATAATCGACTCCGTCGTTG encodes:
- a CDS encoding carbon starvation protein A translates to MSLALLAIAFLALLMVAYRLYGGWVARQVCLDDRRVTPAHKRNDGVDYVPTRMVYLFPQHFSAIAAAGPIAGPILACQSFGWLPCLLWIGLGVVLIGAVHDFSSLAASVRHGGTSIADITRNLMGPRAGIAIMIFIWITLIYVTVAFTAMTSASFVTAPDELQGVAVDFNPGGAVASASIMYLLLSMVMGLVQRFLKPPLWLLTMIFVPATLGVVWLGTSLSTLLTFDLQTWGLLILAYCAVASVVPVWALLQPRGYLGGFILFLALGLGVIGIFFGGYEIKQSAFRSFDIGGATGTLFPFLFVTIACGACSGFHGLVCSGTTCKQIDKESHIKPVGYGAMLAEGFVAFISLVTIMIVASGDITGLSPATIYGNGIGKFLTLIIGEENLPFAITFGAMAFSTFVFDTLDVCTRLGRYIIQEIFHWPGKLGAISATLITVAVPVYFVASSLDAGWRGFWTLFGASNQLLAALTLLAISIWLYKARRRIAFTLLPMLFVLTITLWALGKLTWNNFSSEQITSVMIINGIASLSLILLAVYLVVKGILEAKRGKRDESGFLEPEMTRSAN